The following proteins come from a genomic window of Microtus ochrogaster isolate Prairie Vole_2 unplaced genomic scaffold, MicOch1.0 UNK39, whole genome shotgun sequence:
- the Serpinb2 gene encoding plasminogen activator inhibitor 2 codes for MEELSMANTMFALNILKHIEQTNSAQNIFFSPWSISSTLAMVFLGARGNTEHQMAKVLQFNKVNGNDITMGTPANVRGFDCMQQIQKGNYPDAILQAQARDKVHSPFNLLSSAINACSGDYLLESANKLFGEKSASFKEEYIQLCKKYYSTEPEAVDFLKYAEEARKKINSWVKTQTKGEISNLLPEGSVDEDTKMVLVNAIYFKGKWKTPFEKKLNKLYPFRVNLRESIPVQMMHLREKLNIGYIMDLKTQILELPYIGNISMFLLLPDEIEDASTGLELLESEINFDKFNQWMSKDTMAEDNVEVHLPQFKLEQHYELKPILRSMGMEDAFNKSKANFSGMSQRNDLFLSEVFHQATVEVNEEGTVAAGGTGAVMTGRTGHGGPQFVADHPFLFFIINKTTNTILFCGRFSSP; via the exons ATGGAAGAGCTTTCCATGGCAAACACCATGTTTGCCCTCAATATCCTCAAGCATATAGAACAAACGAACTCTGCCCAGAATATCTTTTTCTCTCCGTGGAGCATCTCATCCACCTTGGCTATGGTTTTCCTCGGTGCCAGAGGCAACACTGAACACCAGATGGCCAAA GTGCTGCAATTTAACAAAGTTAACGGCAATGACATCACTATGGGAACCCCAGCAAACGTCAGAGGCTTTGATTGCATGCAGCAAATACAGAAGGGAAATTATCCTGATGCTATTTTACAG GCACAAGCAAGAGATAAAGTCCATTCACCCTTCAACTTGCTCAGCTCGGCAATCAATGCTTGCTCAGGAGATTACTTACTGGAAAGCGCCAATAAGCTGTTTGGAGAGAAATCTGCTAGTTTCAAGGAA gaatacATACAACTCTGTAAGAAATACTACTCTACAGAACCAGAGGCAGTAGACTTCCTTAAATATGCAGAAGAAGCTAGAAAAAAGATAAATTCCTGGGTCAAGACCCAAACCAAAG GTGAAATCTCAAACCTGTTACCAGAAGGTTCTGTAGATGAAGACACCAAGATGGTACTGGTGAATGCCATCTACTTCAAAGGAAAGTGGAAAACTCCATTTGAGAAGAAACTTAATAAGCTTTATCCTTTCCGTGTGAACTTG CGTGAGAGCATACCTGTTCAGATGATGCACCTACGTGAAAAGCTGAACATTGGGTACATAATGGACCTAAAGACTCAGATTCTAGAGCTTCCGTATATTGGAAACATCAGTATGTTCCTGTTGCTTCCTGATGAGATTGAGGATGCGTCCACTGGCTTGGAGTTG CTGGAAAGTGAAATAAACTTTGATAAATTCAACCAATGGATGAGCAAAGACACAATGGCTGAAGACAATGTTGAGGTCCATCTCCCGCAGTTCAAGCTAGAGCAACATTATGAACTCAAGCCTATTCTGAGAAGCATGGGCATGGAGGATGCCTTCAATAAGAGCAAGGCCAACTTCTCAGGAATGTCCCAGAGGAAtgacctttttctttctgaggtgTTCCATCAAGCCACAGTGGAAGTCAATGAGGAGGGTACTGTAGCAGCTGGTGGCACCGGGGCAGTTATGACAGGGAGAACTGGTCACGGAGGCCCACAGTTTGTGGCAGAtcatccctttcttttctttatcattaaCAAAACTACCAATACAATACTATTTTGTGGCAGATTCTCCTCACCCTAA